A stretch of the Aegilops tauschii subsp. strangulata cultivar AL8/78 chromosome 4, Aet v6.0, whole genome shotgun sequence genome encodes the following:
- the LOC109763305 gene encoding pollen allergen Dac g 3-like encodes MASSSRMLTVVVLAALFAGAMAVKVKLTVQKGSDKKKLALKIDYTRPNDSLSEVELRQHGSEEWQPLTKKGDVWEVSCSKPLVGPFNFRFLSKNGMKNVFDEVFSTDFKIGKTYQPEY; translated from the coding sequence ATGGCCTCCTCCTCGAGGATGCTCACGGTGGTGGTGCTGGCGGCGCTGTTCGCCGGCGCGATGGCCGTGAAAGTGAAGTTGACGGTGCAGAAGGGGTCCGACAAAAAGAAGCTGGCGCTGAAGATCGACTACACAAGGCCAAACGACAGCCTGTCAGAGGTGGAGCTCCGGCAGCACGGCTCAGAGGAGTGGCAGCCCTTGACCAAGAAGGGCGACGTGTGGGAGGTCTCGTGCTCCAAGCCGCTGGTTGGCCCCTTCAACTTCCGCTTCTTGTCCAAGAATGGCATGAAGAACGTCTTCGACGAGGTCTTCTCCACCGATTTCAAGATCGGCAAAACCTACCAACCGGAATATTGA